TGGCCACCCTGGGCAGCGTGGGCATTCCGCTGGAAGGCCTGGCCTTCATCGCCGGTGTCGACCGTGTGATGGACATGGCGCGTACCGCCCTGAACGTGATCGGCAACGCCCTGGCGGTACTGGTCATCGCTCGTTGGGAAGGCATGTACGACGACGCCAAGGGCCAGCGCTACTGGAACTCCCTGCCGCACTGGCGCAGCAAAGAGAAGCTGCCTGCCGGCGAAATCACCAAGGGCTAAGCGCCTACTGCGTAGGAGCTGGCTTGCCAGCGAAGAGCCCCCAAGCCCTGCACATGCCTGAGGCTCGCCTTCGCCGGCAAGCCGGCTCCTACAGATGACAGACCCCGGTTAATCCGGGGTTTGTCGTTTCTGCCCGCCCCGCTATCATTCGCCGCATCTTTCGAGGGGTATGACCGATGCTCAATGGCCTGTGGCTTGGCTTCTTTGTCGTGGCGACCGTGTCGGCCATGGCCCAGTGGCTGGTGGGCGGCAATGCCGGGATTTTCGCCGCCATGGTGGAAAGCATCTTCGCCATGGCCAAGCTGTCGGTGGAGGTGATGGTGCTGCTGTTCGGCACCCTGACCCTGTGGCTGGGCTTTCTGCGGATCGCCGAGAAGGCCGGCATCGTCGAATGGCTGGCCAAGGTCCTGGGTCCGCTGTTCAAGCGCCTGATGCCGGAGGTGCCGCCCGGCCACCCGGCCCTGGGCCTGATCACCCTGAACTTCGCCGCCAACGGCCTGGGCCTGGACAACGCCGCCACGCCCATCGGCCTCAAGGCCATGCGTGCCTTGCAGGAGCTCAATCCCAGCGCCACCACCGCCAGCAATGCGCAGATCCTGTTCCTGGTGCTCAACGCCTCGTCCCTGACCCTGCTGCCGGTGACCATCTTCATGTACCGCGCCCAGCAAGGCGCGGCGGACCCGACCCTGGTGTTCCTGCCGATCCTCCTGGCTACCAGTGCCTCGACCCTGGTGGGCCTGCTGTCGGTGGCGGTGATGCAGCGCCTGCGTCTGTGGGACCCGGTGGTGCTGGCCTACCTGATCCCCGGGGCCCTGGCCCTGGGCGCCTTCATGGCCTTGCTGGCGACCCTCTCGGCCACGGCCCTGGCGTCGCTGTCGTCGATCCTCGGCAACCTCACGCTGTTTGGGCTGATCATGCTGTTCCTGGTGATTGGCGCGCTGCGCAAGGTCAAGGTCTACGAGGCCTTTGTCGAAGGCGCCAAGGAAGGCTTCGAGGTGGCCAAGAACCTCTTGCCGTACCTGGTGGCGATGCTCTGCGCCATCGGCGTGCTGCGGGCTTCCGGGGCCCTGGATTTCGGCCTCGACGGCATTCGCCACCTGGTGGCCTGGGCCGGTTGGGACACGCGCTTCGTCGATGCCCTGCCCACCGCCATGGTCAAGCCGTTCTCCGGCAGTGCCGCCCGGGCCATGCTGATCGAAACCATGAAGACCCAGGGCGTGGACAGCTTCCCGGCCCTGGTGGCGGCGACCATCCAGGGCAGCACCGAAACCACCTTCTATGTGCTGGCGGTCTACTTCGGCGCGGTGGGCATCCAGCGGGTGCGGCACGCCGTGGGCTGTGCCTTGCTGGCGGAGTTCGCCGGCGTGGTGGCGGCGATTGCGGTTTGCTACTGGTTCTTTGGCTGAGTTGACCGAGTCTTCGCCAGCAAGCCGGCTCCTACACCACCCGTAGGAGCCGGCTTGCCGGCGAATGGGCGCTCAATGCTTGAGCGCCCGATTGCCCTGCCCCACCGCCCAATCCACCACCTGGCGGGTCAGCGCATCGCCGGCCTGGCCAAATCCCGTCACCACCGCCGGCACCGCGGTTTCAGTCAGCGGCTGGTGCACTTCAAAACGTCGACTGGCGAGGATCTTCTGGTCATTGCCACGTATCAGCCGCGCATCCAGGCGGATCACCACCTGGGCGGCGCTGCCCTGGTATTCGGTCTGGAAGGCTTGCAGGTCGCCGCCCAGGGCCAGGTCGGTCTGCAGGTTGCTGTCATCGGTACTCAACAGCTGCACCCGGCCATCGCGCTGGAAGCCGTCCAGCAGACGGTTGCGCAGCAGGATCGGCGCCGGGTCGCTCCAGCGCGAAGCCTTGTAGCTGCTGATCAGATTGCCCTGGGGAATCACCGCGATCCGCGCGCTGTTCAGCGCATCGCTGGCCTGGGGCTTGAGCAGCTGCAAGGACCACGGCAGGGCCTGGCTCGGGGCCGTGGCGCCAGCCTGGCTCACCGGTAGCCGATAGATGTCCAGCGGCTCGCCCTTGGGCAGGATCGAGCAGGCGCTGGTCAGGGCCAGTACGGCACTCAGGGCCAGGGGGGCAAACAGGCGATCGGCACGCTTCATGGCGTGAACTCCTTGTTCTTCTCGTTACCCAGCAAGTAACCGCCGGGGTTGGCTTCCAGGCGGCGGGTGATGCTTCGCAGCGAGCCCAGGGTCTCGCGCAGTTCGCGTACCGCTGGCGCCAGGCCGTTGAGGCCCTGCATGCCGTTGTTCAGCGAGTCCTGATTGTTGCTCAGCAAGGTGTTCAGGGTGGCGCTGCTCTGCTCCAGGTTGCGCATGGCCTGTGCGGCGCTGCCAACCATCTGTTTGCCCTGGTCGCTGAGCAGGCCGTTGGCGTTGCGCATCAGCGCGGTGGTCTGTTCCAGCATGGCGCTGGTCTGCTTGCTGATGGTGCCCAGCTGCTGCATCAGCTGGCGCAGGTCATCACGTTGGCCGGCGATGCTCGCCGAGGTTTTCTGCAGGTTGTCCAGGGTGCTGCTGACCCGTTCCACGTTGTCCGGGGAGAACATGCGGTTGGCGTTGTGCAGCAGCAGGTTGACCCCGGTCATCAGGTCGTTGCTGTTGTTCAGCAGGCGGGCAATGGGCGATGGCGAGGCGATGATGGTCGGCAGGTGGCCGTCCTTGCCCTTGAGGGGCGGGCTTTGCGGCGTGCCGCCGCTGAGCTGGATGATCGAGGTGCCGGTGATGCCGGTCAGGGCCAGCTTGGCCTGGGTGTCTTCCTTGATCGGGGTTTCACTGCCCAGGCGGATCTGCGCCAGCACCCGGCGCGGGTCCTTGGGGTCCAGGCGCAGGTTGACCACATCGCCGACCTTGATCCCGCTGTATTGCACGGCACTGCCCTTGGACAGGCCGCTGACCGCCTCGTTGAAGACGATCTCGTAGTCCTGGAAGGCGCTGTCGACGCTGGACTTGGCCAGCCACAGGCCGAACAGCAGGGCGCCGGCCACCACGATCACGGTGAACAGGCCGATCAGTACATGATGGGCTCGGGTTTCCATGTCATCCCTCGTTGGTCTGTGTAGCGGCCTGGTAGGCCGCGCGGCCGCGAGGGCCATGGAAGTACTGGTGGATCCACTCGTCCGGGGTTTCGGCGACCACGTCGATGGCGTCCGCCACCAGCACTTTTTTCTGCGCCAGCACCGCCACCCGGTCGGTGATGGTGTAGAGCGTGTCCAGGTCGTGGGTGACCAGGAACACGCTCAGGCCCAGGGCATCGCGCAGGGTCAGGATCAACTGGTCGAAGGCGGCGGCCCCCACCGGGTCGAGGCCGGCGGTGGGTTCGTCGAGAAACAGGATGTCCGGGTCCAGAGCCAGGGCGCGGGCCAGGGCCGCACGCTTGATCATGCCGCCGGACAGCGAGGCCGGGTATTTGTCCGCCGCCGACAGTGGCAGCCCGGCCAGTGCCAGCTTGACCGCCGCCAGGTGCTCGGCGTCGGCGCGAGACAGCCCGGCATGTTCGATCAGTGGCAGGGCGACGTTCTCGGTCACTGTCAGCGAGGTGAACAGCGCGCCCTTCTGGAACAGCACGCCAAAGCGCCGTTCGATCAACGAGCGTTGTTGTTCCGGCAGGCTCGGCAGGTCCTGGCCAAACACCCGTACCGAACCTTCGCTGGGCTGGCGCAGGCCGACGATGCTGCGCAGCAGCACCGACTTGCCGCTGCCCGAGCCGCCGACCACGCCAAGAATCTCGCCCTTGTACACGTCCAGGTCGAGGTTCTCGTGCACGCTCTGCTTGCCGAAGCGATTGCACAGGCCCCGGACCTCGATCACTGCCTCGGCAGGTGCCCGCGGTGCCCGGCTCACCAGCCCATCTCCATGAAGAACAGCGCGGCCACGGCGTCGATGACGATCACCACGAAGATCGACTGCACCACGCTGGAGGTGGTGTGGGCCCCCACCGACTCGGCGCTGCCGCTGACCTTGAAACCCTCCAGGCAACCGATGGCGGCGATCAGTAAGGCGAAGATCGGCGCTTTCACCAGGCCCAGCAGGAAGTGCTTAACACCGATGTCCGAATGCAGCAGGGAAAGGAACATCGCCGGCGAGATATCCAGGGACAGGGCACAGACCACGGCGCCGCCTATGATTCCCGAGAGCATCGCCAGGAAGGTCAGCATCGGCAGCGCCACCAGCAATGCCAGGACCCGGGGCAGTACCAGCAGCTCCATCGGGTCCAGGCCCAGGGTACGGATCGCATCGATCTCTTCGTTGGCCTTCATCGAGCCGATCTGTGCGGTGAAGGCGCTGGCGGTGCGTCCGGCCATGAGAATCGCGGTGAGCAGGACGCCGAACTCCCGTAGAAAGGAAAACGCCACCAGGTCCACGGTGAAGATGCTGGCGCCGAAATTGGCCAGCACCGTGGCCCCGAGAAAGGCCACCACAGCGCCCACCAGGAAGGTCAGCAAGGCGACGATGGGGGCGGCGTCGAGGCCGGTCTGTTCGATATGCGCCACCACCGGGGTGATGCGCCAGCGTTTGGGGCGCAGCAGGCCGCGGGCCAGGGTTTCGAGAATCAGGCCGATGAAGCCGAGGGCTTTCAGGGTGTCCTGCCAGACGGTGTAGACCGCGCTGCCGATGCGCGAGAGCAATTGCACGCTGACGGAAATCTCCGGCTCCCTGACCGGCACACAGAAATCGTTGAGCGAGCTATAGACCGTGTGCAGCAGCGCGCGGTCGGCGCTGGACAGGGTGCAGCCCGGGTGTTCGGCGGACTGGCCCAGGCGCTCGGCGCCCAGCAGCTCCACCAGCAGCGAGGCGCCGGCGGTGTCCAGGGCTCCCAGGCCGTTGAGGTCGATGTGGGTGCTGCTGTCGTAGTGGCCG
This genomic stretch from Pseudomonas sp. Os17 harbors:
- a CDS encoding ABC-type transport auxiliary lipoprotein family protein, whose translation is MKRADRLFAPLALSAVLALTSACSILPKGEPLDIYRLPVSQAGATAPSQALPWSLQLLKPQASDALNSARIAVIPQGNLISSYKASRWSDPAPILLRNRLLDGFQRDGRVQLLSTDDSNLQTDLALGGDLQAFQTEYQGSAAQVVIRLDARLIRGNDQKILASRRFEVHQPLTETAVPAVVTGFGQAGDALTRQVVDWAVGQGNRALKH
- a CDS encoding MlaD family protein, giving the protein METRAHHVLIGLFTVIVVAGALLFGLWLAKSSVDSAFQDYEIVFNEAVSGLSKGSAVQYSGIKVGDVVNLRLDPKDPRRVLAQIRLGSETPIKEDTQAKLALTGITGTSIIQLSGGTPQSPPLKGKDGHLPTIIASPSPIARLLNNSNDLMTGVNLLLHNANRMFSPDNVERVSSTLDNLQKTSASIAGQRDDLRQLMQQLGTISKQTSAMLEQTTALMRNANGLLSDQGKQMVGSAAQAMRNLEQSSATLNTLLSNNQDSLNNGMQGLNGLAPAVRELRETLGSLRSITRRLEANPGGYLLGNEKNKEFTP
- a CDS encoding ABC transporter permease — translated: MNTRMTPGTAQLDNAHSPAQLRIGGDWTLAHYSDLKRLCQSLDGHYDSSTHIDLNGLGALDTAGASLLVELLGAERLGQSAEHPGCTLSSADRALLHTVYSSLNDFCVPVREPEISVSVQLLSRIGSAVYTVWQDTLKALGFIGLILETLARGLLRPKRWRITPVVAHIEQTGLDAAPIVALLTFLVGAVVAFLGATVLANFGASIFTVDLVAFSFLREFGVLLTAILMAGRTASAFTAQIGSMKANEEIDAIRTLGLDPMELLVLPRVLALLVALPMLTFLAMLSGIIGGAVVCALSLDISPAMFLSLLHSDIGVKHFLLGLVKAPIFALLIAAIGCLEGFKVSGSAESVGAHTTSSVVQSIFVVIVIDAVAALFFMEMGW
- a CDS encoding ABC transporter ATP-binding protein produces the protein MSRAPRAPAEAVIEVRGLCNRFGKQSVHENLDLDVYKGEILGVVGGSGSGKSVLLRSIVGLRQPSEGSVRVFGQDLPSLPEQQRSLIERRFGVLFQKGALFTSLTVTENVALPLIEHAGLSRADAEHLAAVKLALAGLPLSAADKYPASLSGGMIKRAALARALALDPDILFLDEPTAGLDPVGAAAFDQLILTLRDALGLSVFLVTHDLDTLYTITDRVAVLAQKKVLVADAIDVVAETPDEWIHQYFHGPRGRAAYQAATQTNEG
- a CDS encoding nucleoside recognition domain-containing protein — protein: MLNGLWLGFFVVATVSAMAQWLVGGNAGIFAAMVESIFAMAKLSVEVMVLLFGTLTLWLGFLRIAEKAGIVEWLAKVLGPLFKRLMPEVPPGHPALGLITLNFAANGLGLDNAATPIGLKAMRALQELNPSATTASNAQILFLVLNASSLTLLPVTIFMYRAQQGAADPTLVFLPILLATSASTLVGLLSVAVMQRLRLWDPVVLAYLIPGALALGAFMALLATLSATALASLSSILGNLTLFGLIMLFLVIGALRKVKVYEAFVEGAKEGFEVAKNLLPYLVAMLCAIGVLRASGALDFGLDGIRHLVAWAGWDTRFVDALPTAMVKPFSGSAARAMLIETMKTQGVDSFPALVAATIQGSTETTFYVLAVYFGAVGIQRVRHAVGCALLAEFAGVVAAIAVCYWFFG